TTTGAGAGTGTGGATGGTTTGGTGCATTTTTATTGCCACACTCAAATATGATAATTGAAAGTGTCAATTACtatacaaccaaaaaaaaaacctcagatCCACCATTTGCAAGAAAACTTTTACCAACACTTTGATCACCTTTGTTTGGACACAACACGTTCGGACAAATTTGTTCAGtttgttttcaacaaaattagtAAAACGGGATCAATTGCACTCACGTTAAATTTGTTTTGGGCACTATTTCATTCGGATCGACATCCATTTCTTGCAATATTTCTGTGTTTTCCTGTTCGTTGTCACCGTCAATAATTATTGTTTCCATAAAGCTGGATTAACGCAATTAACTAGCTCAAATTTTGAACACCGAATACGGAAATCGTGgagcaattcaatttttgatgaattgaaataaaatgcacAGGTTCTTGAGATTGAATTTAAGTTTTGAGACTTTCAAATCACAAGTTCCGTGCATCTATTTGAGGTCAACGTGTATTGAAAGAAGGAAAAAGAAGAATCAGAACGTTAAAGAAGGAGAGAAGAAAATATGAGAGAGACGAGAAATAACAAATGTACCCAGTAGATAAAAGTTTTGACGTTTTATTTGAACCGTTTGAACCTCTATGTTTGAATGGTTTGGTTTGAACCGTTTGaactcaatgaaagtatagaACAGGTGTGGTCGATTTGGTCCAACAGAAGTTTCTCAAAGGACAGGTcaagacacttctgagttgatcacgaaggcgttAGCACACAAGTTTTgacaatataaataaattttgttaaactcATTAcagaaatgtcaacttgataaaacACATTTGTGGCCAGTgccacccgccttcgtggaaGTCTTAACCTGTTTTTTAATCGCCATTTACGCAGAAAacagaaagaagaagaaacgtcAATTCGAGgagaaaagtttatttttgccCCTGGTATTGACATTTTTTACTAATAAAGCATGCAAAGACCTTGGCTGAATGTCGCCCGGCACCAAGGTAAATGTAGTTAGGAGGTAATGCTATTCAGACACGCGgtctagcacataagttcgatgccaatgacatctttttttaaaatggttgactacgatttacttgtatttcacaaaaatattttcgctatctcacaacagatggcccgactttctattccattttttgctttcaacgaagggatgagatggcgttGGTAtcaaactttcgtgccaccgcacatctgattcggttatgtatggcattacctcctcactatttGCCCGGAACGCCTGGAGGACATATAGAGCAAAATCATTCTTCATGCAAGGAATTAGTATCTGCATTCAATAGTGGATGTATTTTATCAACAATCGTCTTGATGACAAGATGGCGCTGATGTTAATCGTAGCCAACGCGCCACCTTGACATTTCTCGAGCAAAATTTTATGGTCGTCAGAGCCGGTTTATCCAATGGGCAAAGTGGGCCCGGCCCAGGGCGCTGGGAAAATTGGGGCGCTGAGATGTGAGAAATTTAGGCGCTCAGAAGTGAGAAatcaaaagttttgaaattagAAATCGCAAAAACttttcgctcgctccgcttgCGATCATTAGCTCACTCCTTCAGTGTCAGATGCCCAGGGCGCTAGAATCCTTAACCCGGCCCTGATGGTCGTTGATGTTCAAATCATATGATTagattcaaattaaaaagatTCGGTCACTTTGGACACATTGACGCCTTGGAATACACGTATTaatataggtttcttccaaggtcgttcaaaatgtcaatcgtcatccacagagaagccaacacaacctcactttgaagttttaacgaacaaatttgtttaagttgcggttatgtttgcttctgtggatgacggtcggttgttttcggcctgtcaaaattcgtttttaccgtacgatggaagaaacctaccGCTCAGCTGAACAGTCCCTTAAGCGGTACAGATTTTTCAGTTCGTCCCAGGAAGAAAAACTTTcgcattttgtttttgtgtcaCGTCAAAAACACCAGATCAAACGTCAAAGTCAAACCGTCATCAACACAGTAGTGTTcctttatttttaaaacataaataataaacatGACGAATCTTAAAAATGATTTGGACGAATATTTACTGCTGCAGAGCGATCAAAAGAAATCGTTTAAGATCGACATGAAAATGCCAACCATAAAAGTACCGGAAATAAAAAGCTTTTTCGGTAGAAATGAGCCACAGGAAACAAATAGTTGGCTTCAAGACACACAAGAGAGTTGTTTTCCGAAATTGGTATGATAGTAAACGCAATCAGCCATACGTGGTGTACTAAAGAATTCGTTATTCCATTTCTAGTCACGTATGCAACGAATAATTGGGTTTATCACATGTATAGGTCTTGGAATTTTTTGCATGGTAAAGTAAGAGTGGAGTTATGGATATAACATACTTTATTACAGCCGTTCAATTTACAGACTGTGTCAACCTTCTATATTCCCGTTCTGATACTGAAAGCACGAAAATTTTCGCTATTATTTTCACTCGGTAGTTTGTTCTTCATTTTGAGGTGAGTTCAAAGAACAAAATGATCCTTCCGCCCCGAATGTACACAGTAGCCTTTCGTTCCATTCGaatctaacattttcttttcgcaGTTTCTGTTTCCTGAGCGGTTTTTTGGCCTTCTTCAAACAAGCATTTTCCAGATCCCGACTCACCGTCTCATTATGTTATGCTAGCAGTTTACTGGCGACGCTGTATTTCGCAATGTTTGTTCAAAGTACAGCATTCACCGTACTATTTGCTGTAGCACAAATAATCACATTACTGCTGATGATAATGGCAGAAATTCCTGGTGGAACGAGTGGACTGAAATTCTTCGGCTCAATGTTTAAAAGCAAAGTGTCGTCGACGTTGCCGATTTAATGCGATAGTGAACCGTATAGAATCGCGTAGATCATTCGGTAAACGACGGATGACCTGTTAATTTATCCCAAAATATTAATCTACCCAAATTGTGATAAAAAGAAATGTGAGAACGAAAATTGAGCTTTTGATCAAAACAACATCTGAACAAAGGTCCGGATCTACGATGATTTCTATGAATAGGTACCTATCGTTTTCGGATCCATTTGCTCCACATTATTTGCAATGATCTGTCCTGAATGGCTTCCAAAGGACCAAAGGATTTTAGGAGTCTCACATAACTCTATCAGCTCTAACAGCATTCTTAATCCTTCAACATGAATTCTAAAATTCTCCatctaatttttgattttcgtatcgtctcgtaaattttcattgatttctaATCTCAGACGAATTATGTTCTCTGCATACCAGctttgcttaacctgagacggAAAGCTCAGGGGCGCAGATTGCAAGAGCCAAATTCCCTTAGACACCCTCCGACTTTCAAAGAAGGACTCTTCGGAATGACAAACAGAGCTATAGcctcttcccttgcccatcacgtaaagtggcaaaaaaaaagaataaagaaaatgtgtttcgacctcgagaactagcggCGGGCATAGGTCAGAGTGGACCGTCTTCGTCTTCAGTTGCTTCCGTTGGCCTCTTACACATGACAGCAGCAAAACTTTCCAAGAACAAGTGTAGGATAATTTACATTGAGACATTGCCATCTGCTGATGGAAACTTGGGAAATTGTGGAAAGCTGCTaagaaatcacaaaaaaatgcagcaaaaagaaagaaaataattgagtCCGGGCTCCAAAAACAAAAGTGATAACCTGACGATAACCCGATTTAACTCTCAATTGTGAAGAGATTTTTAAACACGAATTAACCTTTCCGAAGACGCCAAGGATAACACTTATGTAAGTAtcgaatcttgtacttcatttgttttctttttaccTGTAGACCTGTAGAAGACGGCATTACTCATCGGTCTTCTTGAAAGTAATTTAAGTCAGGGTTATGTATACATTCCTGAGATGCTACATTTCAGTAGTATTTATGGACTGACTGATACGTGAACGGATGAGTAGTTCAGTCAATCAAAATCCTGTTCAATGGACTAGTTTCTTCTCCTAAACCGACTTCCAGGTTTGATTCATACGGGAATTCTTATTGTTTTATGAAATCTGCGTTTGCAACGCTTTGTGTTTTTGTAAATACTTTCTGTTTTCATATTCCTGGGCCGGAAAAGAGGCTTTCCAGCTCCTGCGACCCCTGacatcaatttttctttgagtATATTTTGGggacgtttgattttattcaatttgcaACGAGTTATAGTCCAAACGAAAGTGAAGGTGCTTACATATACTCACATAGCTATCCATGCCAAGgggcacagcactgctcctagcatgaatcACTgtattgacaagtgtcaaatttggaggatttagtgataagagccaCCGCATAGAATtgttctttgattttcaaacgacgggtaaaataaatttcaacgctcTCTTATATGAAAATGGGACTATTTAACGCTGCGTTACAAAGTCCTTCTCACGTTCCTTTTTGAATTGTCAGCGCATTTACGGCGTGATCCATATTTAATTGGAAATGTAGAAGGtggtttatatactttggcgCCACTGTGACATCATTTCTCTAGTGATGACACATGTCGCATATTTCTACGACACTGTCATTATTGTGTGTTACCCGATGTTACCACAcatgtattttgtttttgtttacattctGAAATTGTTTTGCGTCAAGTAGAAGAGAAAAATGGATTTCCCAATTAAAAGAGAAGTCGGGGAACCGGCCGAAAATTTTATACTTTCGACTAGCGAACACGAGCACATAACTGCTCCATTCCGTCTGGAATGCTCCAAGAAAGGAATAATTGTTTCGGTACAGGTTCTCAGTCGCTGTCACTGTCTTGTTCAcatcatttattcaaaattgtatCCATAGCAGAACGGATTCATCAAGAAAGAAATTAAACAAGagccgaaaaataattatgaCAACGACCATTCAGAGTTCGACGAAGAATACCTTGACGAAGATAGTGAAACGGAATACACACAAGAAGCCAGTCAGACGCACACCAGGGAATCGAACAGTTGTGGTAAAAACAGACAGGCGCGAACATCTCCAGCCCAAATACAAAAGCTGGCTGACTTTATGAACAATAAAGGCAAACAACCAGATTCAGATGAAGCGCTGCGTATTTTGACAGACGAGTTGAATGCGATAGGTCCACCGATCCGCACGACCGCTCAGTGGAGAAGAACATGGTCGATCATGAAATACAACAATAAACGGAAACGACGAGCCGTCCTTGATGAGAGTGAGACATCGAAACGATTACGATTAGGTATGTTGTCTGTCGATGCCTCATAGGACTTAGTACAAGTGCCGAGTGAAATGCATAGAGAAAAATCATCACTTCGCTGCCGGAAACTGTTTCCTTAACGGTTTTTGTTACTCTTTCAGATCAAAACGACGATGCGGATGCTACAAATTCCACAAGTTCAAAGACTCATGATACCAACGAAGAAGACATTCCCAATACCAACGATCATTTTCATTCGGAAATGGTAAAGGCAATGAATTCAGTGCTGCAGCAACAGACGAAACAGACCattcaattggaaaaattgaacaaaaacttGGAAAAGCTGATTGGCGTTCTGGCGGAGAAAATTACTTGAATTAAACATTTGTGTCTCGTCTAATGAAAATGCGGTTTCTTAAATTTGTACATTTccttgaatttattttcgtacCGAAAACGATTTTGTCATTATCTGGCACACAGTTCTTTCGGAGGTGGAATGGTCGGTATTGCTCCAAGCACAAAATTGGGAGCATTAAACCATTGCAAATCTTCGGGTTCCAAGTCTTCCATTTTACTGTAAGCGCTGTGGTTCACTTGTTCCACAGCCTGCTGTCCAAACACACTGCCACCGAATACAGATCCGACTGCCGGCACGTTCGACTGATTTTGAAATATATTCGATCCAGTAGAAGCATTCGactgattttgaaaaatgttcggTGCAGCGGTGTTCGATTGACCAAAAATACTCGGCTGCTGTTCTTGTGGCACTCCAAAAACATTCTGTGTGTTGCCTTGTTGTTGTAAAGCATTCGCAAAAATGTTCGAACTTTGATTGGCTTGCTGTGGATTAGCTCCGAACGGACTCTGATTACTGCTGGTGTTCTGATTGATTTGCTGTTGGTTCGCCCCAAACACGCTCTGATTGCTGTTGGTACTTTGTCCGAAaatcgatttattttcattggcTGCACCGAAAAGACCTTGTGACTGTGTTTGCGGCTGAGCCGATGCACCAAACGATGAGAACAAATTTCCAGAATTGACTGGTTGATTGGCCGGTTGATTGCTTTGGCCGAATAATCCAGAAGGAGTAGCTGCTTGACCGAACATACTGCCCGTACCAAATAAACCGCTAGGCTTTGTTGGCTGTATTGGATTGCTGAATGCAGGTGCCGCACCAAAGACTGAATTTTGAGTTTGTTGGAATGCAGAGGCTCCAAATATGCTACTGGTCGGTTTCGGTGCTTCTGCTGGCTGACCAATTTGTGACAGAGAAAAAGGACTGGCCGCTGTTTGCCCAAATGAGCTCGTTCCAAAGGTATTGTTAGCGGCTGTAGTAGTGCCACCGAATGCACCTTGTCCACCGAATGCAGTCTGACCTCCGAAAGCCGATTGTCCACCACTTCCGAACGTGCTTTGTTGTCCGAAAAAATTGCCTGTTGTGGAACTGCTTGTGTTTGCACTGCCGAATATGCCACTTGGTGGAGGTGCTTTGTTGTTACCGAATAGGCTGCCGCCGAACGGATTTTGTTGCTGAGTTGTGTTCGTACCGAATAAACTGGGCGTTTGGCCTCCGCCCACCGCCGAACTGACTGCAAACGGATTACCGGTGCCCAGATTGCTCTGAGTGTTTGCCGTCGACTCTCCGGTATCGTACAAATTGACCAGCATATTCAACAAATTGTTGTTCACATGGTTCTGATCGCACAGCATcgatattttgtatgaagcgTCAGCAGCCTGTTGGCTCAACTGTGGTAATAGTGCCTGTAGATTGCCATTATTTTTCGCCTCGTAACACAGCGACCGTATCTCTTCGAATGATTGATCCTCGAAATTGGGCAATGACGGTTTGTCCTTGAACGGTCCGTAAGAGGACAGCATCCATTGTTTCCCTTTTATCGACGCTTCAGCATCGGTCTTCACAACCGTTCTGATTCGtgtgagaaaatttatattattgcCAGAGCCAAGACAAATCGAAATGTTTAATACTCACGCGACATTTATGTGCTCGTTCTTGCATTGAGGGCCAAAGCTGCAAGAgttctttaaaaaatatttgcagatGACCATGTTCGatacaaaattgatttgaaaagaAGGTAGTGTTTATCACAACAAACTTTCGCCCTCATCCATCCAAACTGTCAAAATATGACATTTCCCGCGGTACGGATTTTCGCCGCTCAACAACGATGTCATATTAAGGCGCCTTTGTTTGAATATACGGCAAGTGCAAATAGCGGGTCTATCTACTGTAAAGTTTCCATTCTACtaaacaaaaagtactccgtaaGAGAGCCGTGGGagacagggcctattttaaggtaattaaatttccaaaaattctcaaatttttccatcacttttcgtcatttcatctaaaaacacaacagattgcatcgtaaatgttgtttttactgcctttttagttgtttttcatgtctttgagcttGACTGATTACTTTggaatgagatctaacagaaaacaaaatttggaaattttaagatattttgtgaaattttggaaatttttggagtacttttttggtaagagcaAATTAAGcataatgcttagtttcctcttacaaAAACGTACTCCGTgggaaacacaatttttttttaaatttttgctttatttatttgacagcttgaTCTCCCACGGCCCGTCCcacagagtactttttgttgagttaaGTGGACActtaatgcttgatttcctctgacgccgtttatgcttgatttcctcttactccgtttacgctccgtttactctttaaacaataaaaaagaggcgtggtttagctaaacgAAGCGTAAACGGCGTAAGAAGAAATCAAGCATAAGGCAAATACCATATCATCGGCTTGGCTCACACCCTCACCTGTAAGGCAAATGGCGTTGTCTGATTGGATTTCTTATTCTCTTTTGCTCTCTGCACTTGCCTTATAAAGTTCCGATGATAATTTTCTGTTATGGCGgggaaattttcttttgttcgaacTTGCGAGAGGTGTCAAATGAAGGAGAAATTCTTTTCTGGAAACGTTTGACAGTTCCCGCAAGTTCTTTgttcaaatagaaatttccCTTGTCATCACAACAGTCTATTCGCTGGAACCGGATTCTCGATCAGGCCAAGGCCCATAAGTGGCTGTAGCGCCGGAGAAGTAAGAAGTAAGTaagtatctttattttcacgCACACAGTACAGGTATATTCGAGAAGTATAAAGAGTGATAAAGAGAAATGTTAGAGGAAAAACTCGTGTTGTATTAGGTAGCTAACACCGAGGCTGACACCCataagtttttgttgttgcataCATTCTAATGTGTTTGCCATTAAACAAAccaattcattttacaaaaatcgaggacTTACCGACTCAAGGAAATGATGTCACACGTCTAGAAGCAAATGACATACAAAAGCGTAAAGTTACAGTGAAACTAAAGAAAATGCGAGGTAAATGGACAACGGTTGCACACAATTTTAAGTAGTCCATATCCGTAGCCTCTCGACAAAGTGTTTACACAGAGCACAGAAGTTGTTGTTTTCAAGAATTCCCGCAACTCTTGCCGGTTTATTGCCGCTCACTAACAACGCAGAATCGGGTATGACAGTATGTTGATATGAAAGGCGCGTTTGAATACGTTTTACCTCAGCAGCAAAAATGGCAAGTGAGGAATTCTTAAAGTGgctaaataataaattgcgTGAATTGAAAACCGACGAAAGTGTCTACGGATCATACATAAGTGGTATACTGGATGGGGACGAAGATATTGCCGAGAAAAAAGAAGCGCTAGAGGAAATCCTATCTCAAATAATTGTAAGTTAAATTCAGATGGGGCCAGACGTGTTGCGTTTCGGTTGCgatgtttgttttcttttatggaCATAAATCCAACGTGGACTGATATGATTTTTCAATCCGTTGTCAATTAGGAAGATGACATCGAAACCATTCTGCAAACAATCATTGACAAATGGGAACAATGCAGCACCAAAGTCGAAGAACAGCCGAAAGTTGTCGAAGATGTGGACAGTAAATTGGCTAAACTAATGGAAAGCAACAGCATCCCTGCTACAGTCACTCGACAACAATATACGGCAGAGGAGCTGAGAATTCGTGAGCAGATTCTGGCACAGTACAGTCAAGTCGAACTCGATGAGTGCGAAGATGACGATGATGTTGGTGGTGGCAGTGCTGGTGGTGGTGGAGGCGGACCGACTACGACAACAAGCGATCCTATGgttaaaaatacaaatgcaAGTGACGTAGCTCAACTGGCTAAAGAACGCCGCGAACAGGTAACACTTTCGAATTGAGTTACTTTGGTGTAGATGAACCTAATGCAAAACCCTTGTACACAGGCAAAGTTGGACAGCAAGGCGAAAAAGGATAAGGATAAGGAAGACAGGTAAACATAATACAGGAACGGAGTGAAGTGCTGGAACACGGTTCTGTCAAGCCGTTACACCGTTCCAATGAACAACTACTCTAGATTTATGTGATCAAAACCATTTCTATTTCAGGGAAAAGCAAAAGCAAATGCGCGAAGAGAAAAAGGAGAAACGTAAAACTGTTAAAGGCGAACGGCGTCGGTAGCGGCGGTGTGAATaacgaattattatttttctaaatttgttgtttaagAATCGCATATCTGGATTTGTATTTGGACTGGCAAAAAGAGTGACACAAGAAATACACTtctaatgtaaaaaaaaagaaaaacttaaattgTCGTGAGTAGCTTTTTACATATTTATTTCGGTTGTTCCGGCGTTAGTCCGTCTAACACTACTGTCGAGAACTTGACTTGATTTTATGTTGGATGAACGTGGTTCATcgtttttgaatatatttttttctaaactAACGGCTCTTTGTTTGTTGCATGGATTATGCTTGTCACAATGAAATAGCCGGAAGAGAACCAATAATTCAGTCAAGAATCAGTACATCTCAGATTTATTCCAGAAAGTCAATGGCTATGTCCAGGAcgaattattttataaactcGTCGATAGCATTGGTTATTGGATGTTTTCTATTAAATTCGTAAAGACACAATGATAAAAATTATGTTCCCCACTGGTTGGGTCGATTTCAGAAAGCTCAGAAAATATATTCCGAGAGGCTGTGaacgtttggaaaaatatttgaatatttgccTGAATATGTGTCTTAAAAA
This window of the Bradysia coprophila strain Holo2 unplaced genomic scaffold, BU_Bcop_v1 contig_583, whole genome shotgun sequence genome carries:
- the LOC119083295 gene encoding protein transport protein SFT2 codes for the protein MTNLKNDLDEYLLLQSDQKKSFKIDMKMPTIKVPEIKSFFGRNEPQETNSWLQDTQESCFPKLSRMQRIIGFITCIGLGIFCMTVSTFYIPVLILKARKFSLLFSLGSLFFILSFCFLSGFLAFFKQAFSRSRLTVSLCYASSLLATLYFAMFVQSTAFTVLFAVAQIITLLLMIMAEIPGGTSGLKFFGSMFKSKVSSTLPI
- the LOC119083287 gene encoding uncharacterized protein LOC119083287 isoform X2; the encoded protein is MDFPIKREVGEPAENFILSTSEHEHITAPFRLECSKKGIIVSQNGFIKKEIKQEPKNNYDNDHSEFDEEYLDEDSETEYTQEASQTHTRESNSCGKNRQARTSPAQIQKLADFMNNKGKQPDSDEALRILTDELNAIGPPIRTTAQWRRTWSIMKYNNKRKRRAVLDESETSKRLRLDQNDDADATNSTSSKTHDTNEEDIPNTNDHFHSEMVKAMNSVLQQQTKQTIQLEKLNKNLEKLIGVLAEKIT
- the LOC119083287 gene encoding uncharacterized protein LOC119083287 isoform X4 yields the protein MDFPIKREVGEPAENFILSTSEHEHITAPFRLECSKKGIIVSVQNGFIKKEIKQEPKNNYDNDHSEFDEEYLDEDSETEYTQEASQTHTRESNSCGKNRQARTSPAQIQKLADFMNNKGKQPDSDEALRILTDELNAIGPPIRTTAQWRRTWSIMKYNNKRKRRAVLDQNDDADATNSTSSKTHDTNEEDIPNTNDHFHSEMVKAMNSVLQQQTKQTIQLEKLNKNLEKLIGVLAEKIT
- the LOC119083287 gene encoding uncharacterized protein LOC119083287 isoform X1, with product MDFPIKREVGEPAENFILSTSEHEHITAPFRLECSKKGIIVSVQNGFIKKEIKQEPKNNYDNDHSEFDEEYLDEDSETEYTQEASQTHTRESNSCGKNRQARTSPAQIQKLADFMNNKGKQPDSDEALRILTDELNAIGPPIRTTAQWRRTWSIMKYNNKRKRRAVLDESETSKRLRLDQNDDADATNSTSSKTHDTNEEDIPNTNDHFHSEMVKAMNSVLQQQTKQTIQLEKLNKNLEKLIGVLAEKIT
- the LOC119083287 gene encoding uncharacterized protein LOC119083287 isoform X3, producing the protein MDFPIKREVGEPAENFILSTSEHEHITAPFRLECSKKGIIVSNGFIKKEIKQEPKNNYDNDHSEFDEEYLDEDSETEYTQEASQTHTRESNSCGKNRQARTSPAQIQKLADFMNNKGKQPDSDEALRILTDELNAIGPPIRTTAQWRRTWSIMKYNNKRKRRAVLDESETSKRLRLDQNDDADATNSTSSKTHDTNEEDIPNTNDHFHSEMVKAMNSVLQQQTKQTIQLEKLNKNLEKLIGVLAEKIT
- the LOC119083267 gene encoding nuclear pore complex protein Nup98-Nup96-like; translated protein: MVICKYFLKNSCSFGPQCKNEHINVATVVKTDAEASIKGKQWMLSSYGPFKDKPSLPNFEDQSFEEIRSLCYEAKNNGNLQALLPQLSQQAADASYKISMLCDQNHVNNNLLNMLVNLYDTGESTANTQSNLGTGNPFAVSSAVGGGQTPSLFGTNTTQQQNPFGGSLFGNNKAPPPSGIFGSANTSSSTTGNFFGQQSTFGSGGQSAFGGQTAFGGQGAFGGTTTAANNTFGTSSFGQTAASPFSLSQIGQPAEAPKPTSSIFGASAFQQTQNSVFGAAPAFSNPIQPTKPSGLFGTGSMFGQAATPSGLFGQSNQPANQPVNSGNLFSSFGASAQPQTQSQGLFGAANENKSIFGQSTNSNQSVFGANQQQINQNTSSNQSPFGANPQQANQSSNIFANALQQQGNTQNVFGVPQEQQPSIFGQSNTAAPNIFQNQSNASTGSNIFQNQSNVPAVGSVFGGSVFGQQAVEQVNHSAYSKMEDLEPEDLQWFNAPNFVLGAIPTIPPPKELCAR
- the LOC119083293 gene encoding coiled-coil domain-containing protein 43; this translates as MASEEFLKWLNNKLRELKTDESVYGSYISGILDGDEDIAEKKEALEEILSQIIEDDIETILQTIIDKWEQCSTKVEEQPKVVEDVDSKLAKLMESNSIPATVTRQQYTAEELRIREQILAQYSQVELDECEDDDDVGGGSAGGGGGGPTTTTSDPMVKNTNASDVAQLAKERREQAKLDSKAKKDKDKEDREKQKQMREEKKEKRKTVKGERRR